A stretch of Triticum aestivum cultivar Chinese Spring chromosome 1D, IWGSC CS RefSeq v2.1, whole genome shotgun sequence DNA encodes these proteins:
- the LOC123179371 gene encoding uncharacterized protein, producing the protein MAMAALRCAAGRRLAGGGRLLPPALSRLRPAAPGLGRPNLTQALSSHGKEEAGREVLEQIQEKKERLYDLILRHGYKRNDGSMCYSNVQLMHHLSAHIKPRPQSIAWRYLRKVHSLYILWMCLSPGVSAYAIWNIYKAGGNNLGAVQQGGQELSNKNCIGQGEEVLVC; encoded by the exons ATGGCGATGGCGGCTCTCCGATGCGCCGCCGGAAGGAGGCTCGCCGGTGGCGGCCGCCTTCTACCGCCGGCGCTCAGCCGGCTTCGCCCCGCCGCTCCCGGCTTGGGCCGCCCGAATCTCACGCAG GCCTTGTCATCGCACGGGAAAGAAGAAGCCGGGAGGGAGGTCCTGGAGCAGAtccaggagaagaaggagaggctctACGACCTCATCCTGCGCCACGGCTATAAGCGCAACGACGGCTCCATGTGCTACTCAAACGTCCAGCTCATGCACCATCTCTCGGCGCACATCAAACCTAGGCCCCAAAGCATCGCCTG GCGTTACCTTCGCAAAGTACATAGCCTCTATATTCTCTGGATGTGCTTAAGCCCTGGCGTAAGCGCCTACGCAATCTGGAACAtctataaagcggggggaaacaaCTTGGGTGCTGTTCAACAGGGAGGACAAGAATTGAGTAACAAGAATTGCATCGGTCAGGGGGAAGAAGTGCTTGTCTGCTGA